From a region of the Impatiens glandulifera chromosome 4, dImpGla2.1, whole genome shotgun sequence genome:
- the LOC124935630 gene encoding putative receptor protein kinase ZmPK1, whose translation MAFLHFFLLILLLQIFNLSIITHSNPQIPRFSILPISKSLSVEKQEDYLLSPNGTFSSGFYKVGINAYSYAIWFTHSADKTVVWMANRDKPVSSKRSKLSLHRNGNLVLTDADGSPVWSTDTFSKSNAQLHLLETGNLVLATGDDGVLLWDSFLYPTDTLLPNQPLRRNTTLVSMRNPGTYLSGFYKFKFDDNNVMNLIYDGPLYSSVYWPSLDITIFDSKRTPYNSTRIAAFNRRGRFRSSDNVKFNSTDFGFGPERRLTLDYDGLLRLYSLNPLNGLWEISWLPGGLDSCRVHGLCGPNGICNYTPNVTCFCPVGFYQTDPLDWFMGCTFMFNLTCAANISTDLLGFVMIPNSEYYGNDLNTYGLGMSFETCRNACLIDCKCVGFAYSHDGKGECFPKRSLLNGYHMPEASRNFHIKIPIDNTSVVATTTMKTRLNCTATSVLELPGNVPYDEGTKRNPYMRYLVAFVCSFAVIEAICIVLGWWLIFPRHVHEELVNMGYIALVMGFKRFGLAELKRATQNFKQEIGKGGFGTVYKGVLDNGRVVAVKRLEGVVQGEAEFWAEVSIIGKLNHRNLVKLWGFCVDDDQKLLVYEYMENGSLDRFLFSNLSTSLGFDKRYNIALGTAKALSYIHEECLEWVLHCDVKPQNILLDDQLEAKVADFGMSKLLKDNNNYDLSFSRVRGTRGYLAPEWMMNQMINAKADVYSYGIVLLELISGKRACSNVERDYYLLVDWMKKKMKEGAGMKDKMIMEVMDPRIQSGEYDEEKARRLLRVALMCVNDERDKRPAMSEVVELLTRYGESKEGDEEDEDIIGE comes from the coding sequence ATGGCATTTCTCCATTTCTttctccttattcttcttcttcaaatatTCAATCTTTCAATAATAACTCATTCAAATCCTCAAATCCCCAGATTCTCAATCTTACCCATTTCAAAATCTTTATCAGTTGAGAAACAAGAAGATTACTTACTATCACCAAACGGTACTTTTTCAAGTGGATTCTACAAAGTTGGAATAAATGCATATTCTTATGCAATCTGGTTTACCCATTCCGCGGACAAAACAGTTGTTTGGATGGCAAACAGAGATAAACCTGTCAGCAGCAAAAGATCCAAACTTTCCTTACATAGAAATGGTAACCTCGTACTAACCGATGCAGACGGTTCCCCTGTTTGGTCTACCGATACCTTTTCCAAATCAAATGCACAACTCCATCTTCTAGAAACCGGAAATCTTGTTCTGGCTACCGGTGATGATGGGGTTCTTCTTTGGGACAGTTTTCTTTACCCGACCGACACTCTGCTCCCAAATCAACCATTACGTAGGAACACAACTTTGGTTTCTATGAGAAACCCAGGTACATATTTATCTggtttttataaattcaaatttgatgaTAACAATGTTATGAATTTAATCTATGATGGTCCTTTATATTCAAGTGTTTATTGGCCAAGTCTTGATATTACCATATTTGATAGTAAGAGGACTCCTTATAACAGTACTAGAATAGCAGCTTTTAATAGAAGGGGAAGGTTTAGATCGAGTGATAATGTTAAATTCAATTCAACTGATTTTGGATTCGGACCGGAAAGACGGTTGACTTTGGATTATGATGGTTTGTTGAGACTTTATAGTTTGAATCCTTTAAATGGTCTTTGGGAAATCTCGTGGTTGCCGGGTGGTTTGGATTCCTGTCGCGTTCATGGTTTGTGTGGACCTAATGGTATTTGTAATTATACacctaatgttacttgtttttgtCCGGTTGGTTTTTATCAAACGGATCCTTTGGATTGGTTTATGGGTTGCAcgtttatgtttaatttaacaTGTGCGGCTAATATCTCGACGGATTTGTTGGGTTTTGTGATGATTCCGAATTCGGAATATTATGGGAATGATTTGAATACTTATGGATTGGGAATGAGTTTCGAGACGTGTAGAAATgcttgtttgattgattgtaaGTGTGTTGGTTTTGCTTATTCGCATGATGGGAAAGGTGAGTGTTTTCCAAAAAGAAGTCTTTTAAATGGGTATCATATGCCGGAAGCTTCTAGAAACTTCCACATCAAAATTCCGATTGATAACACGTCGGTTGTGGCGACGACGACGATGAAGACGCGTTTGAATTGTACTGCAACGTCGGTTCTTGAGCTGCCGGGGAATGTTCCTTACGACGAGGGTACTAAAAGAAACCCTTATATGAGATATTTGGTGGCGTTTGTTTGTTCGTTTGCTGTTATCGAAGCAATTTGTATTGTTTTAGGGTGGTGGTTGATTTTTCCGAGGCATGTGCATGAAGAGTTAGTGAATATGGGTTATATTGCACTTGTTATGGGGTTTAAGCGGTTCGGTTTAGCTGAGTTGAAACGTGCGACACAGAATTTTAAACAAGAGATTGGAAAGGGTGGATTTGGAACCGTTTATAAAGGGGTTCTTGATAATGGGAGAGTTGTCGCGGTTAAGAGACTTGAAGGTGTTGTACAAGGAGAAGCCGAATTTTGGGCCGAGGTAAGTATTATAGGAAAACTTAACCATCGGAATTTAGTCAAGTTATGGGGGTTTTGTGTCGATGATGATCAAAAACTTCTTGTATACGAGTACATGGAAAATGGTTCTTTGGATAGGTTCCTATTTTCGAATCTTTCAACGAGTTTAGGTTTCGATAAGAGATATAACATCGCGTTAGGGACCGCCAAGGCTTTGTCATACATACACGAGGAATGTTTGGAGTGGGTATTGCATTGTGATGTAAAACCGCAAAACATATTGCTAGACGATCAACTTGAGGCAAAGGTGGCGGATTTTGGTATGTCTAAGTTGTTGAAAGACAATAACAATTATGACTTGAGTTTCTCGAGGGTTAGGGGGACTCGAGGTTACTTAGCACCGGAATGGATGATGAATCAAATGATAAATGCGAAAGCGGATGTTTATAGTTATGGGATTGTGTTGTTGGAACTTATAAGTGGGAAGAGGGCTTGTAGTAATGTCGAGAGGGATTATTATCTTTTGGTGGATTggatgaagaagaaaatgaaggaagGTGCTGGCATGAAGGACAAGATGATTATGGAAGTAATGGACCCTAGAATACAAAGTGGTGAATACGATGAAGAGAAGGCGAGAAGGTTGTTGAGAGTCGCTTTAATGTGTGTTAATGATGAACGCGATAAACGACCTGCCATGAGTGAAGTTGTCGAGCTTCTAACTAGATATGGTGAATCGAAAGAAGGGGATG